Proteins encoded together in one Musa acuminata AAA Group cultivar baxijiao chromosome BXJ3-6, Cavendish_Baxijiao_AAA, whole genome shotgun sequence window:
- the LOC135640121 gene encoding uncharacterized protein LOC135640121, whose translation MAPKRKAKGSAPPPTISPRKTRSATAGKRADPPAEKPSKKAKVPLNGNAKKSDGAKVKADDAKAKKKASDADGAPDASPPANTDVSAKTVVIEACKQCNSFKTRAIRVKEGLESAVPGTVVTINPEKPRRGCFEIREESGQIFVSLLNMPRPFTPMKKLDMDEVIQDIVKKIA comes from the exons ATGGCACCGAAGAGGAAAGCGAAGGGCTCTGCTCCGCCGCCGACCATCTCACCCAGGAAGACCAGGAGCGCCACCGCCGGGAAGAGGGCGGATCCTCCGGCTGAGAAGCCGTCCAAGAAGGCCAAAGTTCCGTTGAACGGGAACGCGAAGAAGTCGGACGGTGCCAAGGTGAAGGCTGATGATGCGAAGGCGAAGAAAAAGGCTTCCGATGCCGACGGAGCCCCCGATGCTTCCCCACCTGCTAACACTGACGTCTCCGCCAAGACCGTCGTCATCGAGGCGTG CAAACAATGCAATTCCTTCAAGACAAGGGCCATAAGGGTGAAGGAAGGCCTTGAAAGTGCTGTGCCTGGAACAGTTGTTACAATTAATCCTGAGAAG CCACGACGGGGATGCTTCGAGATACGTGAGGAAAGCGgtcaaatttttgtttcattattg AATATGCCAAGGCCATTCACACCCATGAAGAAGCTCGACATGGATGAGGTCATTCAGGATATCGTTAAGAAGATCGCTTGA